The Alnus glutinosa chromosome 3, dhAlnGlut1.1, whole genome shotgun sequence nucleotide sequence tttaaaaacgtagttaaatGTTTGGCAATATTGCGGTTTGACCTTTAAAAATTACAGTTCAGCCTTTAAAATCAcgagttttaaaaaatgtactCCCTtgaatgtgatatatatatatatatattttttttttcacattttcaaaccgcctttttttaaaaaagcgcCCCCAAACGAGACACTTTTCGTGATTTGTTTAAAAACGCAATGTTGGCCTTCGAAGCAAATTCTAAATTGCGGCGCAAAACACACTCTTAAAGTCATCTGAAGAGAAAAAAGATCCATTGGCTATGTTTGTCCATTGAAATTTGAATATGCAAAGCTAGACACGTAACAAGACTCAGATTAGTAAACTAAAGAGTTTTTGGTTCACTGTTTGAGTAAAGGAAATCACAGAAAGGTAATGAATGGTTTAAAATGTTGAGGCACGGGGAACATATACTGACTTTTATGCTGGTAGTTTTGAAGGGTCATTCTGTAGGGTTCATATGATGGCTCCTTAAGGGGTCTTTTGGCTAGTATTAATGTAGTTTAAAGATCCTAGTAATTATAGAGCGCAACTCTGGTTAGAGCCTCCCTTGTTTGTTAATATACCAGTCTTTGCATTTCACATATTGGCAGATAGTGGGGCTCTTATAAAAACCCGGTGTCTTTTTGCCATTCATacattgtattatttttttcagtGAAATGGCAGAAATCCTTTGTGATGTTCTGGAGCAGGGTCTTTGGATGAACTGGAGCGGTGCGGAGTTGGAAGGAGTTGAACCTGAACctgtttaattttatatatattgtttaattatatttGAGTTATGTAAAAATTGTTCTATCAGTTGGAACTTAGGTTCTTGTATAGTTGTATTGCAATTGTTTAAAACTAATGATTCCTTGATGTACAACAGGCTACACCGTTTCTAGCTGGGCTTGCAGTAGCTGCTGCTGCTCTTGCAGGTAGATATGGGATCCAGGCTTGGCAAGGATTTAAGGCACGTCCACCAAATTCTAGAATGCGCAAATTTTATGAAGGTGGTTTCCAGCCGAAGATGACGAAAAGGGAAGCAGCCCTTATTCTTGGTCTTAGGTAACCAATCACTTCTTTCTTGGAAATGGATACTTAAAGGAATCATATCAAgcaattttcttacttatcaaaaaaaatcttACTCATCTATAATTAGAGCCATGAAACTGCAACTGCCATTTTCTGGATCATGTACAACTTGCATTTATTGCTATTAGAATATTAAGGACTCAACTGAACCACGGGCAAAATAAACTGAGACCAAGTTTAGTTGTCATATTTTAAGACTGAACTTGCATTGTAGGATTTTGTGAATGAAAGGCCCTCAAAGTgtcattaaaaaatgaaaaagaaaaaaagagagacattCTTAACGTCTCCATTGAAGCTATGTTCAAAGATTGTGATGACCTATActtaagagaaaagaaatatgcTCTTACATGGATCTTGTTGAGTAGATTGAAAATGAGGACTAGCGATGCCTCAAGACTAAATTCAAAATCAGTGAAAACTTAGtggttaaatatgatttttcccttgGCTTTTTGCCCAGCGAGGCCTCCAACTCAAGATTTTTATCCATAGAACTGACCAGCAAATGGATATTCATCCATCTATCAGTTGCGTCTTCTTAAGTGAATGAAAGAGGGACTCTTTTAATAGGTAGATATATCGGAGTACCCAAAGCTTCCCCTCTCCAAACCTCATCAACCAAAGTCAGAAAGTGAGGGTTGAAGAGCCTGCTTCCTTTAACCCTATGAGAAAGGTCTACTTCATATATTTGTTTCCTATTCACCATTCGGTTGGTTATTGTTTCAAATAACTCAGATTTAGCCCTAGCCCCTGCTTCCGAATTATATCAGTGAACACCAAGTGGTTACCTCACCTGTGTCAAGCGAGTGCATCAAAAGTGAGAGTTAGAACTAAATCTTGGAGAGTTTAAGATTTAGCCTCAAAATCTTGGAGAGCAAAGAACAAGTTTTGGCAGTTTTAAGGATCTAATTATGTAGGTGTCTATGAACTGCTTTGTTCCGGAATCACTTGCATATTTGTGATACACATTGAGGATAGTTCATTACATGCTAGAGGTGTCTATGAACTGCCTTGTTCCGGAATCACTTGCATATTTGTAATACACATTGAGGATAGTTGAAGCAAAACTAGAATggcttttggtttttgattgTCACGAAATTTTACCTTTGTGACTCAACTAAGCAATGTTTCTAGCTAATGCTACTGATTTCGTGTCATGTGTTAGCTTGTTTTCCTTTTGCACCGTGTTATTGACTtggatttattatttttttcacaacCTCGTTGAATttgatataatatttattaaacaattaaatttaccatttcttattagcttaaacttttgggataagtggtgatttaatgtGGTATTAGAGCAAATATCATAAATTTGAACCTTGTTTTCATTATTAacctcttatttcaattaaaatatccCACAAGTTTGGCCTCTCTTATTAGTAAGGGGAGTTTGAGCCTATACGCTTTTGGAATAATTGATGATTGTTAatacagtttccggtatagTGTGAACTGCATgttcttcgatgttcttcacgcttcccAAGAACCAAGAATAttgcaaaacaattaaaattaagagACTCTTCAGGAGGtctcgctccgatgcctaaatcagCTTATGAGAAAAGTATGttcaatacataaaataatcagtctgtcgtttatacctgggatataagcctatatataggcaaagaagtggagtcaaacctgaattggGTTTACTACTCTCACTTGAACTAAGAGTTTCTGATGTTTGATTTGGTATGGTAGTCCAATTCTCATTCAACTGGAAGTTGGACTGTTGATTAGATTATTCAAAGAGTCTTTATTGGACCCGGATTGAGACTGTTACCCCAATTCGACTTAGAGTTGGATTATTCTCAATAATGATTTAACAGAATCTATCCATCCTATTATGCATTTGCTTTATCTTCTAGGATAActagtaatttaacataatctACCCATCCTGTAATGCATTTGCTTTATCTTCTATCTCCTGTTCTGGAGAGATCTGTTATTCTTTTGTGGTTTAACAGGGAGAATGCAACGCCAGACAAGGTCAAAGAAGCACATAGAAGAGTAATGGTTGCAAACCATCCTGATGCAGGTGGTAGCCATTACCTTGCTTCCAAAATTAATGAAGCTAAAGATGTGATGCTTGGAAAGACAAAGGGTAGCGGATCTGCATTCTAATATTATTccaagtttctttgattttgcaaTCCCACAAGTGAAATCTGTCCTCTCAATTCGTAATCTTTAACTTATAAAAAGGTCATGCTTgcccaaaaattgttttttttttcctgttgttCGGGAGTTGAATTCTCATTGCACTGATTGTTGTTAGTTGTTACTCCTGAGTGCTACCCTTGCCCCCCTCTTATTTTCTGTTCGATTTTTATGGAATTAGACAGAAAATTTTAGGGGATTTTGATCCTTGGTTGTTGTTATTACTTCTCCTTTAACTAAAGAGTTAGGGCATGTTTGGTACGCAGAATACACTCCTATAATAGAATGATTATTCCTatgaaatagctattcttttatttggctGCACATTATTCCTTAAGGAATATCTATTCCCCTACAAAGaccttaagaagaaaaaaaaaaaaaaaaaatcataaaacagTCTATAGGTGGCTAGCCACCCCGGTAGACGGCCACGACCACCTATCAATGTTCGAGAGTtacaaatgaaaaaagaattatttggCATTGGTCAAGACTCAAGCAGATATTTAGGGATACATTTATTTATGGTTGCTAAACTAAAATGAATGATTTAAGAGAAGAATCATGTCCTTGCCAAAATAAGAGAGCTTTCTTTGTGAGTGCGTGTTCATACTTGCTAGTTGGTGGCTGAGTTGGATAGCTCTTAACAGGTACCCTCATAGATTAATTGCCATTtgcttataaaataattaacaattaataattaataattaagaaGTTGTGTTTTCATGTTCTGCAACGTAATATGGGAGAATCAACAAGTCTTCAGAAATTAAATATTCGTTTACACGTATTCTTCCTGATTAGAGCTTGGTTTATAATAGAAGTCAACAATATTCCTTTGTTTCTTCCAACAAGTGTCTAAAAACAAATGTTGCTTCTTAATTCTATTGTGATGCATGTTTTGAAGAGAATCAAATTCAACAAATTTTTGGTTCTGTTCCTATTTAATAATCAGCAGCAAATACTTCATTGCGATCCCTcgatttataaaataaaatcattacaTTTTTGTAGTAGTGTTCTTTTCATAGAAGCATGCAACGGCTATTGGCCAAAAGAATAAGACTTTTCATATAGATTAATAAATCCATGAGCTACCAACTGGTTTGTACTTAATTCCTACAAATCAGACTAATAAATTATCAAGTGTTCCATAGCATGTGTTTTTAACATGGATTAGGAATACGTGTCACGTCATTTTATTAGATTGATTTGTATAAATtagctatttttttaaatgtcacTAATTTATGTCCGACATACATTATCAATTTTAAGTTGGTACTGCTTTTTCATCAAatcttttttcattctattaaattgatatatattcaaaatgcagatgatttttacatgtatttttaatagagcaTGTGATTCTTACATGTATAAACATGTATTTTGAATAcatgtaataaatttttttaactcaattgagaagaaaactttattatcttaaaaaacaatttttttaactcaattgaatacatgtaataataataataatatacaaaacaatttcatttttgtgtgtttgataTAGGGGTTTTGTTTTaagtttaatgaaattgatctttatttatttatttctaattgAGTAGGAAAAAATAGTTACAGAGGAAGATCTTTCCCACTTTTGATCCGGATGGAAGAGAGAATGTGAGAACTTGTGGAA carries:
- the LOC133862360 gene encoding mitochondrial import inner membrane translocase subunit TIM14-1 isoform X2, translated to MATPFLAGLAVAAAALAGRYGIQAWQGFKARPPNSRMRKFYEGGFQPKMTKREAALILGLRENATPDKVKEAHRRVMVANHPDAGGSHYLASKINEAKDVMLGKTKGSGSAF
- the LOC133862360 gene encoding mitochondrial import inner membrane translocase subunit TIM14-1 isoform X1, with amino-acid sequence MRPQIFAVNSDISLTCEMAEILCDVLEQGLWMNWSGAELEGATPFLAGLAVAAAALAGRYGIQAWQGFKARPPNSRMRKFYEGGFQPKMTKREAALILGLRENATPDKVKEAHRRVMVANHPDAGGSHYLASKINEAKDVMLGKTKGSGSAF